The following are encoded in a window of Chitinophaga sp. H8 genomic DNA:
- a CDS encoding glycoside hydrolase family 78 protein, protein MGIQHVRAGNLLPAAPSAVTVTDTRCESKVHPVGIMAETPAFSWKLSATTRGVKQTAYRVRVASSRDALNSAPDLWDSGQMPASQNTFVIYGGKKLQSARTYYWSVQTWNNKTAKASWSPVDSFATGILQQEEWDDASWIGYEALAEDKKVFPGIHHVGKVNDEKTKQRSIVPYLRKSFAVSKTVKQALVFVSGLGQYELHLNGHKVGNDFLAPGWTNYNKTCLYNTYDVTGQIQQQENVIGAIVGNGFFNINQERYSKLLIAQGYPMLRLQLVIHYTDGTTKKIITDNTWKVTPSPVVFSSIYGGEDYDARLEQSGWNAPGFDDSKWQTALTVKGPSGEMSAQMSYPLQVKDSFEVKQVYTPEPGKYVLDFGQNASGIIRIKVKGEKGAVVRITPAELLDDKQLPHQGASGGPYSLSYTLKGNGVEEWEPRFTYYGFRYAMIEGAVPPGVAAGNTTVQLTDIRSLHTRNSAPAAGSFACSDTLFNKIHALINWAIRSNMASVSTDCPHREKLGWLEQTHLLGAACGYNYDILHLYNKTVDDMIASQQPDGLVPDIAPEYVVFDGGFRDSPEWGSASILVPWYLYQWYGDKQVLSKAYDMMQRYLDYLGTKANGHILNYGLGDWFDMGPGAPGESQLTPIALTATAVYFQDADCMQKIADILGKEQDAAKYAQLAAGIRKAFNDKFFDPQTKVYATGSQTAYAMPLYTGLVNEADRKAVFENLVQSIHKSKKALTAGDVGYHYLVSVLGKGGASELLYEMNNRDDVPGYAYQLKHGATALTESWPALRFVSNNHMMLGHLMEWLYSGLAGIRTVEGEPGFSTVLIQPQPVGDMKWVKSTFETMQGQVKVQWQKTGTTFTLDVQVPPNTTAKVVLPPCNNNSIKEGGSHVQKAAGVEKVVTEAGKTTITIGSGAYHFVAALN, encoded by the coding sequence ATGGGAATACAGCACGTCCGTGCCGGAAACTTGCTACCTGCGGCTCCTTCAGCAGTAACTGTTACAGACACCAGGTGTGAATCGAAAGTACATCCTGTGGGGATCATGGCAGAAACGCCTGCATTCAGCTGGAAACTGTCTGCCACTACACGTGGTGTAAAACAAACGGCATACCGGGTGCGTGTGGCCTCTTCCCGTGATGCATTAAATAGCGCCCCTGATCTGTGGGACTCCGGGCAAATGCCTGCCTCCCAAAATACGTTTGTTATTTACGGTGGTAAAAAACTGCAAAGTGCACGTACCTATTACTGGAGTGTACAAACCTGGAATAATAAAACGGCGAAGGCGTCCTGGTCGCCTGTAGATTCTTTTGCCACCGGTATTTTACAACAGGAAGAATGGGATGATGCCTCCTGGATAGGTTATGAAGCGCTGGCAGAAGACAAAAAGGTATTTCCGGGTATACATCATGTAGGGAAAGTAAATGATGAAAAAACAAAACAACGCTCCATTGTACCTTACCTGCGTAAAAGTTTTGCGGTCAGCAAAACAGTAAAGCAGGCGCTGGTATTTGTGTCCGGTCTTGGTCAGTATGAACTGCACCTGAATGGGCATAAAGTAGGGAATGATTTCCTGGCTCCCGGCTGGACCAATTACAATAAAACCTGTTTGTATAATACCTATGATGTGACAGGGCAAATACAACAACAGGAAAATGTAATTGGCGCGATAGTAGGTAATGGCTTTTTTAACATTAACCAGGAAAGATACAGCAAGCTGCTTATTGCACAGGGATACCCTATGCTGCGGTTGCAACTGGTGATACATTATACGGATGGCACCACTAAGAAAATCATTACGGATAATACCTGGAAAGTTACGCCTTCACCAGTGGTATTCAGTAGTATTTATGGAGGGGAAGACTATGATGCACGACTGGAACAAAGCGGCTGGAATGCACCTGGATTTGATGACAGTAAATGGCAAACGGCATTAACCGTGAAGGGACCTTCCGGAGAAATGAGCGCACAAATGTCTTATCCATTACAGGTGAAAGATAGTTTTGAGGTGAAGCAGGTTTACACGCCGGAGCCCGGAAAATATGTCCTGGATTTCGGGCAAAACGCGTCTGGTATTATACGTATAAAAGTGAAGGGTGAAAAAGGGGCAGTAGTACGGATTACCCCAGCAGAACTGCTGGATGATAAACAATTACCTCACCAGGGCGCCAGTGGCGGACCCTATTCCCTGTCATACACGCTGAAAGGAAATGGTGTGGAAGAATGGGAACCCCGGTTCACTTACTATGGATTCCGTTATGCGATGATAGAAGGCGCAGTGCCTCCTGGTGTGGCTGCTGGTAATACTACGGTGCAGCTTACGGATATCCGCTCATTGCATACCCGCAACAGCGCTCCTGCAGCAGGGAGCTTTGCCTGTTCGGATACGCTGTTCAACAAAATACACGCCCTGATCAACTGGGCCATACGCAGCAACATGGCCAGCGTGTCTACCGATTGTCCTCATCGTGAAAAGCTGGGATGGCTGGAACAAACCCATTTATTGGGAGCTGCCTGTGGATACAATTATGATATCCTGCACCTGTATAACAAAACAGTAGACGATATGATTGCCTCCCAGCAGCCTGATGGGCTGGTACCTGATATCGCACCGGAATATGTAGTGTTTGATGGCGGATTCCGTGATTCTCCGGAATGGGGTAGTGCTTCCATATTGGTACCCTGGTATTTGTATCAGTGGTATGGCGACAAACAGGTACTCTCCAAAGCATACGATATGATGCAACGGTACCTGGATTATCTGGGTACCAAAGCAAATGGACATATCCTGAATTACGGTTTGGGCGACTGGTTTGATATGGGGCCGGGTGCTCCGGGCGAATCGCAGTTAACACCGATCGCACTCACGGCAACGGCTGTATATTTTCAGGATGCAGACTGTATGCAGAAAATTGCAGATATTCTGGGAAAAGAACAGGATGCGGCAAAATATGCGCAACTGGCAGCGGGTATCCGCAAGGCATTTAATGACAAGTTCTTTGATCCGCAAACAAAGGTATATGCTACCGGTAGCCAGACTGCTTATGCCATGCCTTTGTACACCGGACTGGTAAATGAAGCCGACCGTAAAGCTGTATTTGAAAACCTGGTGCAATCTATTCACAAAAGCAAAAAAGCGCTCACTGCCGGTGACGTAGGATATCACTACCTGGTAAGTGTGTTGGGCAAAGGAGGAGCTTCTGAATTGCTGTATGAAATGAATAACCGGGATGATGTGCCAGGGTATGCTTATCAGCTGAAACATGGCGCTACTGCACTCACAGAATCATGGCCGGCGTTACGTTTTGTATCTAATAACCATATGATGCTGGGCCATTTGATGGAATGGTTATATAGCGGGCTGGCAGGTATCCGGACCGTGGAAGGTGAACCTGGTTTCAGCACCGTTTTAATACAGCCGCAACCGGTAGGTGACATGAAATGGGTAAAGTCAACTTTTGAAACCATGCAGGGACAGGTTAAAGTACAATGGCAGAAAACAGGTACCACCTTTACGCTCGATGTGCAGGTGCCACCTAATACTACTGCAAAAGTAGTACTGCCGCCGTGCAATAATAACAGTATTAAAGAGGGAGGCAGCCATGTTCAAAAAGCTGCCGGTGTAGAGAAGGTAGTAACGGAAGCAGGCAAAACGACCATCACCATAGGTTCTGGTGCTTATCATTTTGTAGCCGCATTGAATTAA
- a CDS encoding arabinose isomerase — MKAGLFGIGLATYWHQFDGLKARLEGYQMEIAQQLSAQGATIVDAGLVDTIEKAREAGDVFKKEDVAVIFLYVSTYALSATVLPVVQKAGVPVVILNLQPTNAIDYEWFNSLGDRGLMTGEWLANCQACAVPEIANVFNRCGIAFHQITGTLYDAEAWREVEEWIAAARVATAMSRNRLGVLGHYYNGMLDIYTDLTLQAATFGGHLQQLEMCELALFRKQVTEEEIQHKISQIYEEFEVLDECPAAEIQRAAHTAVALDKLVAHHQLGSLCYYYEGTADNEYEDLISSVIAGNSILTAHQVPVAGEYEVKNVQAMKIMDLFGAGGSFTEYYGLDFNDGIILMGHDGPGHLAIAEGKPLLKPLGVYHGKPGKGLSVEMKVKHGDVTLLSVVETGDGQLKLLVAEGASVPGPILQIGNTNSRYRFPLDVKSFVNNWNREGPAHHCAIGVGHLASRLEKLGAILGIAVVKVC, encoded by the coding sequence ATGAAAGCAGGATTATTTGGAATAGGACTGGCTACCTACTGGCACCAGTTTGATGGCTTGAAAGCAAGGTTGGAAGGGTATCAGATGGAAATCGCTCAACAATTGAGTGCACAAGGGGCAACAATTGTAGATGCCGGTCTGGTAGATACGATCGAAAAAGCAAGGGAAGCAGGGGATGTTTTTAAGAAAGAAGATGTGGCGGTGATATTCCTGTATGTATCTACCTATGCTTTGTCGGCTACCGTATTGCCGGTAGTACAGAAAGCAGGTGTTCCGGTTGTGATCCTCAACCTGCAGCCAACGAATGCAATTGACTACGAATGGTTTAATAGTTTGGGCGACAGGGGCCTGATGACGGGAGAATGGCTGGCAAACTGCCAGGCATGCGCTGTACCGGAAATAGCGAACGTGTTCAACCGTTGTGGTATTGCCTTTCATCAGATTACAGGTACACTTTATGATGCGGAGGCCTGGCGCGAGGTGGAAGAATGGATTGCCGCTGCCCGGGTAGCTACAGCGATGAGCCGGAACAGGTTAGGTGTATTGGGGCATTACTACAATGGTATGCTGGATATTTATACGGATCTGACACTGCAGGCGGCTACTTTTGGAGGGCACTTGCAGCAGCTGGAGATGTGTGAACTGGCGTTGTTCAGAAAGCAGGTAACGGAGGAAGAGATACAGCATAAAATATCGCAGATCTATGAAGAATTTGAGGTGCTGGATGAATGCCCGGCAGCAGAAATTCAACGGGCTGCTCATACTGCTGTTGCGTTGGATAAACTGGTGGCGCATCATCAACTGGGCTCCCTTTGTTATTATTACGAAGGCACGGCAGACAATGAATATGAAGACCTTATCTCTTCTGTGATAGCGGGCAATTCCATTCTTACCGCTCACCAGGTGCCGGTGGCTGGAGAATATGAAGTGAAAAATGTACAGGCCATGAAAATCATGGACCTGTTTGGTGCCGGTGGTTCTTTTACGGAATATTACGGACTGGATTTTAATGATGGGATCATTCTGATGGGGCATGATGGGCCGGGACACCTTGCCATAGCGGAAGGCAAACCATTGCTGAAACCTTTAGGCGTATATCATGGAAAGCCGGGTAAAGGACTATCGGTAGAAATGAAAGTAAAGCATGGCGATGTCACTTTGCTTTCGGTAGTAGAAACCGGGGATGGACAATTAAAGTTGCTGGTGGCAGAAGGAGCATCTGTACCAGGCCCTATTTTACAAATCGGAAATACAAATAGCCGTTACCGTTTCCCGCTGGATGTTAAGTCATTTGTCAATAATTGGAACAGGGAAGGGCCGGCACATCATTGTGCTATCGGAGTAGGACACCTGGCATCCAGGCTGGAGAAATTAGGGGCAATATTGGGAATAGCTGTCGTAAAAGTATGTTAG
- the hxpB gene encoding hexitol phosphatase HxpB, with protein sequence MINTVIFDMDGLLVDSEPLWGIAMQEVFATVGVEISRELAAHTTGLRTTEVVDYWHDYFKWENKSTDQVTTEIVDTVTDKILTEGKSMEGLHYILDYFRQKDFKIGLASSSPMRLIQSVISHLDIKDYFQAVSSAEFEPYGKPHPAVYLACAQALHSSPLDCIAFEDSVTGMVAAKAARMKTVVVPEAHRRNDSRYALADLKLDSLLEFNDAMLARL encoded by the coding sequence ATGATTAATACAGTAATATTTGACATGGATGGCCTGCTGGTAGACTCTGAACCGTTGTGGGGCATCGCGATGCAGGAAGTATTTGCTACCGTGGGCGTGGAAATTTCGAGGGAGCTGGCCGCCCATACTACCGGATTGCGCACTACGGAAGTAGTGGATTACTGGCATGATTACTTTAAGTGGGAAAATAAAAGCACCGACCAGGTAACTACAGAAATTGTGGATACGGTAACAGATAAAATACTGACCGAGGGTAAAAGTATGGAAGGCCTCCATTACATCCTGGATTATTTCCGGCAAAAGGATTTTAAGATAGGGCTGGCTTCTTCTTCCCCTATGCGGCTGATACAATCGGTAATAAGCCATCTGGACATTAAAGATTATTTCCAGGCTGTTTCTTCCGCCGAATTTGAGCCTTATGGCAAACCTCATCCTGCTGTATACCTGGCGTGTGCCCAGGCACTCCACAGCAGTCCGCTTGATTGTATTGCTTTTGAAGATTCTGTAACCGGCATGGTTGCTGCCAAAGCAGCCCGGATGAAAACCGTAGTTGTACCGGAGGCCCACAGAAGAAATGATAGCCGCTATGCACTGGCAGATCTGAAACTGGATTCCTTACTGGAATTCAATGATGCTATGCTGGCCAGGCTTTAA
- a CDS encoding nitrite reductase — MQSFRTELENPIVARDIIDLEKKIRLFREGKVPDEKFRSLRLARGIYGQRQPGVQMVRIKLPYGKMTLQQWRRISDISDEYAIRNLHLTTRQDIQIHYVSLDRTPEMWSKLEQDGVTIREACGNTVRNITASDKAGIDPNEPFDVVPYADAAFRYFLRNPVCQDMGRKFKIAFSSSEADSAWSFMHDVGVIPKVREVNGVQVRGFKVMVGGGLGAQPALAYVAFEFLEEDRLIPYIENVLRVFDRYGERTSRNKARMKFLIQKIGIEEFERLVKEEYKAVKVKQVKVDTAVWDAPVLPAPGAVLPAYTIKDPKKYEAWKITNTFQQKQEGYYGAYVKVTLGDVSTNAARQMIDALANVIADDVRVTANQGLLFKYILPEHLPYVYSVLETVGFAEPGFDSIADITACPGTDTCNLGISSSTGIAEVLENIITEEFPDLIYNKDIKIKISGCMNSCGQHGIASIGFHGSSMKSGGKVLPALQVLLGGGILGDGLGRVADKVIKVPSKRGPDVLRSLLHDYEINGQENELFNDYYDRQGEKYFYALLKPLADLTNLQDLDFVDWGKAEDYATAIGVGECAGVVIDLVATLLYEAEEKLDLSAEAIANGAYADGIYHAYTSYIQGAKALLLGEGVSCNTQHGIMNDFEKHFVEAGKLATGGFKSQVLQINEHEPTESFARQYFDQAKVFYNEAQEYRQAAAVNA, encoded by the coding sequence ATGCAAAGTTTCAGAACCGAACTGGAAAATCCAATTGTAGCGCGGGATATCATAGACCTGGAGAAGAAAATACGTTTGTTTCGCGAAGGTAAAGTACCTGATGAAAAGTTCCGTAGTCTGCGATTGGCCAGGGGCATATACGGGCAGCGCCAGCCTGGTGTGCAGATGGTGCGTATTAAACTGCCTTATGGTAAAATGACCCTGCAGCAATGGAGGCGTATATCGGATATTTCTGATGAATATGCAATCCGTAACCTGCACCTTACCACCCGCCAGGATATCCAGATACACTATGTAAGCCTGGACAGAACACCGGAAATGTGGTCCAAGCTGGAACAGGATGGGGTTACTATCCGGGAAGCCTGTGGTAATACGGTGCGTAATATCACTGCTTCTGATAAAGCAGGTATAGACCCTAATGAACCTTTTGATGTGGTGCCATACGCAGATGCTGCTTTCCGTTATTTCTTACGGAATCCGGTTTGCCAGGACATGGGCCGCAAATTCAAGATAGCCTTTTCTTCCAGTGAAGCAGATTCAGCCTGGTCTTTTATGCATGATGTAGGTGTAATTCCCAAAGTAAGAGAAGTAAATGGAGTACAGGTACGTGGTTTTAAAGTGATGGTAGGAGGCGGATTAGGTGCACAGCCTGCATTGGCTTATGTGGCCTTTGAATTCCTGGAAGAAGACCGTCTGATTCCTTACATAGAAAATGTACTGCGTGTATTTGACCGGTATGGGGAAAGAACCAGCAGGAATAAAGCACGTATGAAATTCCTGATTCAGAAAATAGGCATAGAAGAGTTTGAACGCCTGGTAAAGGAAGAGTATAAAGCCGTAAAGGTAAAACAGGTAAAAGTAGATACTGCGGTGTGGGATGCGCCCGTATTACCGGCGCCCGGTGCAGTGCTGCCAGCTTATACTATTAAGGACCCGAAGAAGTACGAAGCCTGGAAGATCACCAATACTTTCCAGCAAAAGCAGGAAGGATATTATGGCGCTTATGTAAAAGTAACCCTGGGTGATGTGAGTACAAATGCTGCGCGTCAGATGATCGATGCATTGGCAAACGTAATTGCGGATGATGTGCGCGTAACGGCCAACCAGGGCCTGCTGTTCAAATACATCCTGCCGGAGCATCTGCCATATGTATACAGTGTACTGGAAACAGTAGGTTTTGCCGAACCTGGCTTTGACAGCATTGCCGATATTACCGCATGCCCCGGTACAGATACCTGTAACCTGGGAATCTCCAGCAGCACAGGTATTGCAGAGGTACTGGAAAATATTATTACAGAAGAATTCCCGGATCTGATCTACAATAAAGACATCAAAATAAAGATCAGCGGGTGTATGAACTCCTGCGGCCAGCATGGTATTGCCAGCATTGGTTTTCATGGCAGCTCTATGAAAAGCGGTGGCAAAGTATTACCGGCATTGCAGGTATTACTGGGCGGTGGCATCCTGGGGGATGGCCTGGGCCGTGTAGCCGATAAGGTGATCAAAGTCCCCAGCAAGAGAGGTCCGGATGTATTACGCTCCCTGCTGCATGACTATGAAATCAACGGACAGGAAAACGAATTATTCAACGATTATTATGACCGTCAGGGGGAAAAATATTTTTATGCTTTGCTGAAACCATTAGCTGATCTGACCAATTTACAGGACCTGGATTTCGTAGACTGGGGTAAGGCAGAAGATTATGCTACTGCTATTGGTGTGGGTGAGTGTGCTGGTGTAGTGATTGATCTGGTAGCTACCTTGCTCTACGAAGCAGAAGAAAAACTGGACCTGAGTGCAGAAGCAATAGCAAACGGTGCTTATGCAGATGGTATCTATCATGCTTATACTTCTTACATACAAGGCGCCAAAGCACTGTTGCTGGGAGAAGGGGTAAGCTGTAATACACAGCATGGTATCATGAATGATTTTGAAAAACACTTTGTGGAAGCAGGTAAGCTGGCTACCGGAGGTTTCAAATCACAGGTACTGCAGATTAACGAACATGAGCCTACGGAAAGTTTTGCCCGTCAGTATTTTGATCAGGCAAAAGTATTCTACAATGAGGCACAGGAATACCGGCAGGCGGCAGCAGTAAATGCATAA
- the cobA gene encoding uroporphyrinogen-III C-methyltransferase, translating into MQDIKPKITLVGAGPGDPELITVKGLKAIQEAKVILYDALSNNELLEHASASCLKRYVGKRAGMHVYSQDEINHMIVQYALAYGSVVRLKGGDSFVFGRGQEEIAYARQFDIAAEVVPGITSAIAVPGMSQIPVTARNVSEGFWVITGTTQKGNLSRDLQFAIQANTTVVILMGMSKLADITAAYAAQGKGNTPAAIIQNGTLPTQRLGLGNVADLELIAEKNHLRNPAIIVIGEVVRFHEAFQHLQTQIAADLKLAV; encoded by the coding sequence ATGCAGGATATAAAACCGAAAATAACATTGGTAGGCGCGGGACCTGGGGATCCGGAATTAATCACGGTAAAAGGGTTGAAAGCAATTCAGGAAGCAAAGGTTATTTTATATGATGCTTTGTCTAACAATGAATTGCTGGAGCATGCGTCGGCCAGCTGTTTAAAACGTTATGTGGGAAAACGTGCCGGAATGCACGTATATTCACAGGACGAAATAAACCACATGATTGTGCAATATGCACTTGCTTACGGTAGTGTGGTGAGGCTGAAAGGGGGCGACTCCTTTGTGTTTGGCCGTGGACAGGAAGAAATTGCCTACGCCCGTCAGTTTGATATCGCTGCGGAAGTAGTGCCTGGTATCACCAGCGCTATTGCGGTACCTGGTATGAGTCAGATTCCGGTAACTGCACGTAATGTAAGTGAAGGTTTCTGGGTAATTACAGGTACTACACAAAAAGGTAACCTGTCCCGCGACCTGCAATTTGCCATCCAGGCCAATACTACTGTGGTAATACTGATGGGAATGAGTAAGCTGGCAGATATCACAGCGGCTTATGCAGCACAGGGGAAAGGAAATACGCCTGCTGCTATTATCCAGAATGGTACCCTGCCTACGCAGCGGTTGGGGCTGGGTAATGTGGCTGATCTGGAACTGATCGCGGAAAAAAATCACCTGCGCAACCCTGCAATTATTGTTATTGGAGAAGTGGTACGGTTCCATGAAGCGTTCCAGCACTTACAAACACAAATTGCGGCTGATTTAAAACTGGCTGTATAA
- a CDS encoding precorrin-2 dehydrogenase/sirohydrochlorin ferrochelatase family protein: MEENHLFPVFFKLNRLQVLVVGGGNIGHEKVNAMLQNCPEGNITVVAITFLPELEQLAKTFHNITLIEKPFSCGDLLGKDLVIAATNDRALNTCIWEKAKASKVLINVADTPELCDFYLGSVVQKGNLKIAISTNGKSPTVAKRLKQVLQEAIPNTLDEVLNKLHIIRDKLKGDFAAKVKELNKITEVLVAPAAEETPKED; the protein is encoded by the coding sequence ATGGAAGAAAATCATCTGTTTCCGGTATTCTTTAAACTTAACCGCCTGCAGGTATTGGTGGTAGGTGGTGGTAATATCGGGCATGAAAAAGTGAATGCCATGCTGCAAAATTGCCCGGAGGGTAATATTACAGTGGTGGCAATCACTTTTCTGCCTGAACTGGAACAGCTGGCTAAAACCTTCCATAATATCACCCTCATAGAAAAACCCTTTTCCTGCGGCGACCTGCTGGGTAAAGACCTGGTAATAGCCGCCACAAACGACCGGGCGCTCAATACCTGCATTTGGGAAAAGGCGAAGGCCAGCAAAGTATTGATCAATGTGGCAGATACGCCAGAGCTTTGCGATTTTTACCTGGGCTCCGTTGTGCAGAAAGGAAATCTGAAAATAGCCATCTCTACCAATGGCAAATCACCTACGGTGGCCAAACGCCTGAAACAGGTTTTACAGGAAGCCATCCCCAATACCCTGGACGAGGTGCTGAATAAACTGCATATCATCCGGGATAAGCTGAAAGGTGATTTTGCTGCCAAGGTAAAAGAACTGAATAAAATCACCGAAGTATTAGTAGCTCCTGCAGCAGAGGAAACCCCTAAAGAAGATTAA
- a CDS encoding HD domain-containing protein yields the protein MELQDQLIDATVAYVKQELAGAEGGHDWWHIYRVWQSAKHIGATESVNMLVVELGALLHDIADSKFHEGDENIGPAKAAAFMQQLQIPAEIMEHVVNIIRHISFKGGNNARTFYSAELGVVQDADRLDAIGAIGIARAFNYGGFKNRALHDPAIVPDLHMTKEAYKNSTTPTINHFYEKLLLLKDRMNTATGKAMAEERHQFMEVFLDRFYREWEGEK from the coding sequence ATGGAATTACAGGATCAGCTTATTGATGCTACCGTAGCCTATGTAAAACAGGAACTGGCGGGCGCAGAGGGAGGACACGACTGGTGGCATATATACCGGGTATGGCAATCGGCAAAACATATTGGCGCTACCGAAAGCGTCAATATGCTGGTGGTAGAATTAGGCGCTTTACTGCATGATATTGCAGACTCCAAGTTTCACGAGGGAGATGAAAATATCGGACCGGCAAAGGCAGCGGCATTTATGCAGCAGCTCCAGATACCTGCGGAAATAATGGAGCACGTCGTAAATATTATCCGTCATATCTCGTTTAAAGGGGGGAATAATGCCCGTACCTTTTACTCTGCCGAGCTGGGCGTAGTACAGGATGCTGACCGGCTGGATGCGATAGGTGCTATTGGTATTGCCCGTGCCTTTAATTATGGCGGATTTAAAAACAGGGCTTTACACGACCCTGCGATTGTACCGGATCTGCATATGACGAAAGAAGCATATAAAAATAGCACTACCCCTACCATCAATCACTTTTACGAAAAATTACTGCTGTTGAAAGACCGTATGAACACTGCTACCGGGAAGGCGATGGCGGAAGAAAGGCATCAGTTTATGGAAGTATTCCTGGATAGATTTTATAGGGAATGGGAGGGAGAGAAATAG
- a CDS encoding acyl-CoA thioesterase — protein sequence MTELVLPNDTNTFGNLMGGRLMYWMDIAAALACMKHCSAPVVTASVDNISFENPIRLGNVVHIESKVSRAFNTSMEVHMRVWGEDPVQQYRYKSNEAFMTFVALDPNGNSRPVPPILTDTEEEKKLFDGALRRRQLRLILGGKMKPEDAEELKALFFEATKG from the coding sequence ATGACAGAACTGGTTCTTCCCAATGACACCAATACTTTTGGTAACCTGATGGGGGGCCGTTTAATGTACTGGATGGATATTGCGGCGGCACTGGCCTGCATGAAACACTGCAGCGCACCGGTTGTAACTGCCTCTGTAGATAATATTTCATTTGAAAATCCTATCCGGCTGGGCAACGTAGTACATATCGAGTCCAAAGTAAGCCGTGCATTCAATACTTCCATGGAAGTGCACATGCGGGTGTGGGGAGAAGATCCCGTACAACAATACCGCTACAAATCCAATGAAGCCTTCATGACTTTTGTAGCCCTGGATCCTAATGGTAATTCCAGACCGGTACCTCCCATTTTAACTGACACGGAAGAAGAAAAAAAATTATTTGACGGCGCCCTGCGCAGAAGACAATTAAGGTTGATCCTGGGTGGCAAGATGAAACCTGAGGACGCCGAAGAACTGAAGGCATTGTTTTTTGAGGCAACGAAAGGATAG